Proteins from a genomic interval of Paenibacillus sp. FSL R5-0623:
- a CDS encoding metalloregulator ArsR/SmtB family transcription factor — MGQKAISVFQTCIPLFQVLSDNHRQSILLTLTEKGRMTVNEITEQSSLSRPAISHHLKLLLEKGLISVEQKGTQRYYSASLNASVELLKELVAALEEECL, encoded by the coding sequence ATGGGACAAAAAGCAATTAGCGTTTTTCAAACCTGTATTCCGTTATTTCAGGTGTTAAGTGACAACCATCGTCAATCCATTTTGCTGACACTTACCGAGAAGGGCAGAATGACGGTGAATGAAATTACCGAACAATCCAGCCTATCCCGGCCAGCCATATCTCATCATCTCAAGCTGTTGTTAGAGAAGGGACTTATATCTGTGGAACAGAAGGGCACACAGCGCTATTATTCGGCTTCATTGAATGCATCGGTGGAACTGCTGAAGGAACTGGTAGCTGCTTTGGAAGAAGAGTGTCTGTAG
- a CDS encoding aldehyde dehydrogenase, with translation MTTTIREVTSQEVEQILEQQRQFFRSGATRSAEARIARLTQLKQAIQKYESRLTEALYQDLGKSEFESYTTEIGFMMDSITHTIRKVNKWVKPVKVKTQMALLGSKSYIIPEPYGAVLIIGPFNYPFQLLIEPLVGAIAAGNTAVLKASENTPAVSAVVREMIASVFEPAYVQVLDGAKDTTTALINAPFDYIFFTGSVPVGKIVMEAAAKNLVPVTLELGGKSPVIVDEQADIKVAAERIIWGKLLNTGQTCIAPDYLLVHERVKGPLITEMKAAIVSFFGSDIQHNKDYGRIVNKGHFKRLTTLIERDQAKVIYGGASDEEDRFIEPTLIDAESWDAATMEDEIFGPILPIISYRNLDEAIVGIVKRPKPLALYLFTSDTRVQDKVLREVSFGGGCINDTITHVANPRLPFGGVGHSGVGSYHGQYSFETFSHLKSVLKKSTKLNLPILYPPYDNKLKLIKRLLK, from the coding sequence ATGACAACGACTATACGGGAAGTAACCAGTCAGGAAGTTGAACAGATCTTGGAGCAGCAACGACAGTTCTTTCGTTCCGGGGCCACACGATCGGCAGAAGCTCGAATTGCACGTCTGACCCAACTCAAGCAGGCTATCCAAAAGTACGAATCCAGACTGACAGAAGCTCTCTATCAGGATTTGGGCAAAAGTGAGTTCGAATCCTACACAACCGAGATCGGATTCATGATGGATAGCATCACACACACCATTCGTAAAGTGAATAAATGGGTGAAACCCGTTAAAGTGAAAACGCAAATGGCGCTCCTGGGTTCGAAAAGTTATATCATACCCGAACCCTACGGGGCGGTTCTGATCATCGGACCTTTCAATTATCCATTTCAACTCTTGATCGAACCATTGGTAGGTGCTATTGCGGCAGGTAACACAGCCGTGCTCAAAGCGTCAGAGAATACACCTGCGGTGTCCGCTGTTGTACGTGAAATGATTGCGAGCGTGTTCGAACCGGCATATGTACAAGTGCTCGATGGTGCAAAAGATACAACAACAGCACTGATTAACGCGCCATTCGACTATATCTTTTTTACAGGCAGTGTACCGGTAGGCAAAATTGTGATGGAGGCAGCTGCCAAAAATCTCGTCCCCGTTACGTTAGAACTGGGAGGCAAAAGTCCGGTCATCGTTGATGAACAGGCGGATATCAAAGTAGCTGCGGAGCGCATTATATGGGGCAAACTGCTCAATACAGGACAGACCTGTATCGCACCCGATTATTTACTTGTGCATGAGCGCGTGAAGGGACCGTTAATTACAGAGATGAAGGCAGCGATTGTGTCCTTCTTTGGTTCGGATATCCAGCACAACAAGGACTACGGGCGAATCGTGAACAAAGGACATTTTAAACGTCTGACGACTCTGATCGAAAGAGATCAGGCCAAAGTGATATATGGAGGAGCTTCGGATGAGGAAGATCGCTTCATTGAACCTACACTGATTGATGCGGAGTCCTGGGATGCAGCAACGATGGAAGATGAGATTTTTGGACCGATCCTGCCGATCATTAGTTATCGTAACCTCGATGAAGCCATTGTAGGAATCGTAAAGCGGCCGAAACCGCTCGCCTTGTATCTGTTTACTTCCGACACCCGGGTTCAGGACAAAGTGCTGCGCGAAGTTTCTTTTGGAGGCGGCTGCATTAACGATACGATCACGCATGTAGCGAATCCGCGTCTGCCGTTTGGCGGTGTTGGTCATTCTGGTGTTGGCTCGTATCATGGGCAGTACAGCTTCGAAACCTTCTCTCATCTCAAAAGTGTACTGAAAAAAAGCACCAAGTTGAATCTGCCGATTCTATATCCACCATATGATAACAAGCTGAAGTTGATTAAGCGTTTGTTGAAATAA
- a CDS encoding GntR family transcriptional regulator: MSSMNNKQSYSTRDVVYFTLKQLILSLNMPPGTAISEKEISLEFQVSRTPVRESFVRLAQEGLLEVYPQRGTYVSLIQVDLVEEARFMREQLERAVIRLACENFPNEQMVALEQNLAWQQECKIKPDDERMFQLDEEFHSTLFAGCNKSNTWTVIQQMNVHLNRSRMLRLSSDHQWDHLIEQHRSMVKAIQQHDADTAERLMQEHLHLTVTDLAVLQDTYPSYFQ, translated from the coding sequence ATGTCTTCCATGAATAATAAGCAATCTTACTCAACGCGAGATGTCGTTTACTTCACGCTGAAACAACTCATTTTGAGTTTGAATATGCCTCCGGGAACAGCTATTTCTGAGAAGGAAATTTCGCTGGAGTTCCAGGTAAGCCGGACACCTGTTCGAGAAAGTTTTGTAAGGCTTGCTCAGGAAGGTCTGCTGGAAGTGTACCCACAGCGTGGCACATACGTCTCTCTGATTCAGGTCGACCTCGTTGAGGAAGCTCGGTTCATGCGTGAACAGCTCGAACGAGCCGTAATCAGGCTCGCCTGCGAGAACTTTCCGAACGAACAGATGGTAGCTCTTGAACAGAACCTTGCGTGGCAACAGGAATGTAAGATCAAACCGGATGATGAACGAATGTTTCAATTGGATGAGGAATTCCATAGCACTCTTTTTGCAGGCTGCAACAAAAGCAACACCTGGACTGTTATCCAGCAGATGAATGTACATTTGAATCGAAGTCGCATGTTACGCCTGTCCTCGGACCACCAGTGGGATCACCTGATTGAACAGCACCGGTCTATGGTCAAGGCCATTCAGCAGCATGATGCCGACACAGCAGAGCGACTGATGCAGGAACACTTGCATTTAACTGTCACCGATTTGGCTGTCCTGCAGGATACATATCCGTCCTATTTTCAATGA